The Nitrospira sp. sequence CGGGATCTTGTGGACAGTCCTGAAGCGCCGCGAGCTCCGGATAGAAGCGGAGCCACCCGCACTGCCGCAAGATATGCAGGCCTCTCGACGGCTTGACGCCTTGGAGCAAGAGTTTCTTCCATTCCTCCCAGAGCCGTTCGCTCGGTTGTCCGTCTTGAGACAGAGTTTGGCACAGGGCCACAGTCTCCGGTGCAACGGTCAATTCAAAGCGTGCGGATAGCTGCATCCCGCGTAGGACTCGCAGTGGATCCTCGACAAACCGGGGTCCCACGTGGCGCAGGATGTGCGCGCCAAGGTCACTGCGACCGTTGAACGGATCGCGAAGCTCCGTAGTATCCGGGTCCCAGGCCATGGCATTGATGGTGAAGTCGCGTCGCGCAAGCGCTTCGTCGATCGGCATGCCGGGATCGGCCTGTCGTGCGAGGCCAGGGCCGGTTGTGCCGTCGACGAGTGGACGGGAGGGAATGGAAATGTCTATCGGCAGACCCTGCAGCTTGAACACCTCGAAGGCTTTTCCGACGAACTGGACGCAGAAGTGTTCCGCGAGTACCGCGTGGACTTGACCGGGGGGGAGGCCGGTAATTTCGATGTCCAGATCGCGGGGACGTCGGCCGAGGACGAGATCGCGTACACAACCGCCAACCAACCAGGTTCTCCCGCCCCCGCGACGGACCGCTTGTTCGATACGGCGAAGAGTCCCCGCCAGCGCGGGGTCTTCAAGACGAAAACGCGTCGGCACCTAAATCCCTGCTTCGCGGAGAAACTTTGCGGCTTCTTCCGGCGACACCGGATTGATGTAAAAGCCCGTGCCCCATTCGAAGCCGGCAACCTGCGTCAGCTTGGGGATGATCTCCAGATGCCAGTGGTAGTACTCGCCGGTCTTTTCATGGAGTGGGGAGCTATGAAGGATGAAGTTATAGGAGGGGCGTGCCAGGACCTTGTCCATGCGCCGGAGCGATTCCGACAGGATGGGGGCCAGAAATTCGAACTGCGACTTTTGGCTCTCCTCAAAATAGGCGGCATGGCGTTTGGGAAGAATCCACATTTCGAACGGGAAGCGTGGCGCGAACGGGGTCATGCAGATGAACTCAGGATTCTCGGCAACAATACGATCTCCATCGGAGAGGTCTTGCCGGAGGATGTCGCAGTAGATGCAGCGCTCCTTCTGCTGGTAGTGGGTGCGACATCCATCGAGCTCTTCCTGTACGTTGGTCGGGACGATCGGCAAGGCGATCAGCTGGGAATGGCTATGTTCCAGGGTGGCGCCGGCGGAGGCGCCGTGGTTCTTGAAAATAAGAATGTAGCGGAAGCGCAGGTCCTTTCTGAGGTCGAGGATCCGGTCGCGATAAGCCCACAGCATGTCCTCGATTTTCTTGGCCGGAAGATCGGCGAGGCCTTCGACGTGGTTGGGCGTTTCAATGATGACTTCATGGGCGCCGACCCCGTTCATACGGTCATACAAACCGACACCTTCCCGCCCCATGTCCCCTTCGACCTGCAGCGCGGGGAATTTGTTCGGGACGACGCGCACCGTCCAGTTCGGAGAGTTGGGAGCGGCCGGTTGCGGCCGATAGGCCATGATTTCCTTCGGCGTGAGCCGCTCCTGTCCGGGGCAAAAGGGACAGAGGGCCATGGAAATCGGTCGGGCCGGCTGGAGCTTGATAAAGTCGTGCGGGCGGCCGTTCCGTTCGGTGGAAATGATCACCCAGCGACCGACAATGGGATCACGTCTCAGATCTGGCATGATGGCTCCATAAGATTCACAGAGTCCGAGTGGTCAGTGTCGAGCACGATTCCGCTTAGACTCTCCACAGTTCCGCTTCAAATTCTGGACCCGGCACCGTGAGGGCGGCGGGGCGTAGACCAGGATAGCGGGCCACTTCGAGCCCATGCTCCCGGACGACAATCGACATCTGAACCGTATGCCCTTGCTCCAGATGAAGCTCTTTCCAGGGGACGGCCAGCTCGAGAATCGAGCGGGAGGCGATCGATCGATAGGAACCGATTTCCTCCCAGGTTTCCGGCCTGGTCTGGTGAGACAGAAGAAATTCCCCCGGCGAAGCGAGAGAAAAGGTAACCCGAAACGTCGATTGAGGTCCCTGCAACGTGATGTCGACTGCCAGACCTTGCTTCTTGGTGCTGGTCTCGTCCGGATCGAATCGCACCACAAATTGGTCTAAGTTCCACCCGAAGTGAATTGCGGTGAACAGTCCGTCGGCTTTCCACATGGCTCCAAGCGGAGGCTGGGTGTTGATGCGGCCCGCTCCACGCCACTCAAAAAAGTCGGTCACCATGCCATCAATCGTAGGGTTAAGCAGCGCGACCGGATGTTGGACCACATCGGATTCGGAGACCGCCGAGAGGTTACAGATTGGCTGGTTCAATTGAGCGGGAGGCGGCAGACCCATGTGCGTCCAGACATTGCGGAGATGAGTTCGAAAGAGCCGGTCGAACTCCGGTTTGAAATCGGTATCGAAATCGTCCCCGTACCACCAAAACCAGTCGCTGCCTTCCGCGGCGTACAGCTCTCGCCACGCCGCCTGGGCGCGATCAGGGGAAAGATTCGGAGCAAGTTCCATCAACCGTGTGCGGGTGTGACCGAGAAGATCCCACCCGCGATTGTCTTCGTGGTGCCCGATCCAGATCTTATAGTCTGAGTTGATCCAAGAGCCGGAATGGAGGCCGGATAAATGCTGGCTGGGCGGAACGGCCGCGATTGCGTCGGAAATAGTCGAGGCCTGGAGGGCGATCTCCCCGGGCTTCTCCAAATGCTGGCTGGTCAAGCTTTCGTACAGAAGCGAAAGAAATCGCTCACCGCCGTCGTGATAATGTTCCCACGGGTTTTCGCCGTCCAAAATAATGGCGATGACGATCCGATCCTGCGGCGCATCATGGATGATGCCCCGGAGCCGCCGCGTGACATCCTCGGCAGCGGACTCGGGTGTCGTCTTATGGTAGACGAATCCGAACGCGTCGGAGATCTCCCGGTCGCGGAAGAGGATGGTCAAGGATTGTTCGGCTTCGCCGATATGGTACGGTTGGTAGAGGGCTGACTGTCGGTGCCACGGCCGGCCACTCATCGCTAGGGTGCGAGCGAGGATGCCTTCATCGGTCGCCAGCCAGCGCAGGCCGGCTTGATGAACAAGGGGAAGCATTTCTGGACAGACCGATCCCTCGGAAGGCCATAAGCCGGTCGGGGAGCGGCCGAAGGTCTGCTGGTGGAAACCGACGGCCTCCCGAAGTTGGACCGACGCATCCTCAGGCGCACGGAAGCGCGCCGGGAGGGGGAGATCCGGTCTGGCGCGCCGGTTGATGTCCGTATCGATGACCAGCGGCAGAATAGGATGAAAAAAGGGAGTCGTGGTGAGTTCGATTTGTCCCCGCTCCATGAGCGCTCGATACCGAGGCACGATTTCTTGCACAGCAGCGCGTTGGAGCGCCAACATTTCCTGTTTCTCGTCCTCTGTGAAGCCGCGATTTTTCTGGCGCAGCGCGGCCAGTCGGGGATATTGTCGAACAGAGCCGTACCCGAACCAGGCAAGGTTATGCCACACCTGCAGGTCCAACAGCTCTTGCGTGGAAAATTGACGGGCGACGCGGCGCAGATCGTCCCCATGGACCTCCAGTCCACGTTTGACCAGCAATTCATGGTACCGTGGGTAGGGGCGTACCATCGTCGCCCAATTGGCCGAAAAGAAATGCCGGATCAGAAAAGCTTTTTCCTCAAGGGTCAGGCCGGCCGCCGGTCGTTGCGCGTGTTCAAGAAACAGATCGAGCACCGTCCCGGTCGAGATTTCCTGAAGTTGTAAGAGGAGTGATGGGGTAAAATTGAACGTGGATCTGACGTCCGGAAATTGCTCCAGAAGATAAGCCATATCATAATAGGCTTTGGTCGCATGGAGGCGCACCCACGGCATGCTGGCCGATCCCGCCAACGGGTCGGTGTAGTACGGCTGGTGCATATGCCAGAAGAGGCAGACGTGGACGTGCTTCATCGAGAACGATTTCCCTTCATTTTTTGGCAGTATGTCATAGGGAGTATAGGCCTGCAATCAATGAGCCTGATTTTCCATGAACCGCGATTGAAGGAATAGACGATGATCTTCTTGCGTTACTGGGGACCGGTGTGTGCGTATGCGGCGTTCATTTTTTATATGTCATCTCAGTCTCATCCCGAAGAACATCTGCCTTCCTTCATCAAACTGTTCAGTGACAAGGTGATCCATGTCGCGGCCTACGCAGTATTGGGTGCGTTGTGCTATCGGGCTCTTCGTAGCAACCGAAGGGACTGGTGGAGGCATCAGGCGATTCCGGCGGCCATCTTGCTCGCCTCGTTGTATGGGATCACCGACGAAATCCATCAATCGTTCGTTCCTTTTCGGGACTCGAGTTGGCTCGATTGGCTGGCAGATACGATCGGAGGGACGATCGGAGCGATCGCCATGCATTGGGTGTTCAATCTCAAGCCCGTGAACTCCCTTCCGGAAGCCCAATCCTAGCCAACATAACGTCGGCTCGCATTGATCGAATCCGACGTCTTCGTGACAAGTCACAGGACGCTCGCTATAATTTGCCGACTATGCCGACGGCCGACACGACTCCTTCCAAGGCTCCGCTGTCTCCACCGGATCACCGACATATCGCAAAGGCTGTCGAGGCTCACCTCCCTCCGGGTCTCGCCTTGAAGACCGTGACGCCGTTGGCGGGCGACGCCTCCAACCGGCGCTACTATCGAGCGACCCTTACAGGCGGACCGCCGCATTCCGTCATCGTCATGCAGTTGGCTGAACCGGAAGGATTCAAGCAATCTGAAGAGGCAGTGAGCGGCTCGATGCATCCGATCTCAGAGCTGCCGTTCGTCAACATCATGTCGCATTTGGCTAAAATAAATGTCCCCGTGCCCGCGCTCCACTACTATGATCAATCCGGCGGACTGCTCTACCTGGAAGATTTCGGGGATGTGACCCTGGCGGAGGCCGTCAGCCGCGCGGATGCGCCCGGCCTGGAGTCCCGCTATAAGCAGGCCATCAATGTGCTGGTGCAGATGCAGATCAAGGCGACGACGCCGGCGGATCCCAAGTGTTTGGCGTTTCATCGGGGTTTCGACGTGCCGTTGCTGATGTGGGAGTTCGAGCACTTCCTTGAGTATGGGGTTGCGTCGCGCAACGGAACGCCGTTGCCCGACGCGGATGCGTCGGCCATTCGCCGCGGGTTCGAGAACATTGCGGAACAATTGGCCGCCCAGCCGCGCGTGTTCACGCATCGCGACTATCACTCACGCAATTTGATGGTGGATGGACTGCGGCTTGGGGTGATCGACTTCCAGGACGCCTTGATGGGGCCGGCCACCTATGATCTGGCGTCACTCCTGCGGGATGCTTACATTCAGCTCGACGAAACCCTTGTCGACGATTTGGTGAACTACTATCTCGATCAACTGGCCGAGCGGCGTTTCGTTTGGACCAATCGCGCCGCATTCCGGCGCCTGTTCGATCTCACGAGCATTCAGCGGAATCTGAAGGCTGCCGGTCGGTTCGTCTACATCGATCGGGTCAAAGGCAACCCAAAATTCTTGGCCGATATTCCCCGCGTCTTGAGCTACGTCAAACGCAATCTTCACAAATATCCGGAGTTGGAGACGCTCCGGAGACACCTCACCCCCTATGTGCCGGAACTGCAATGACCAGTGAAGAGTAAGGCGTGAGGGTGAGGACGCCTCAGAGGGTCTTATGAAGGCCATGATCCTTGCGGCTGGTCTTGGAACCCGCCTCAGGCCGCTGACCAACACCATTCCTAAACCGTTGTTGCCCGTCGGCGGCACTCCGCTTATCGTCTGGAACGTCCTGCTGCTGAAAAGACATGGATTTGATCAGATCGTGGTCAACCTTCATTATTTGGGTCCGATGATCGAACAGGCCCTAGGCAACGGCTCAAAATACGGGGTTCGGATCGTGTATTCACATGAACCAGTCATACTGGGAACGGGCGGCGGGATCAAACAAGCCGAGCCTCATTTTTCAGGGGAACCGGTGTTGGTCCTCAACGGGGATACGCTCGTGGAATTGGATCTCGGAGCGCTCCGCGATTTTCACCTCAGACGACAAGCGGCGGCGACGTTGGTGCTGCGTGAGGATGCGGACGCTGTCCACTGGGGGTTGGTGGAGGTGGGAGACAAGGATCAGATCCTGCGCATCACGGGAAAAGGCCGCGTTGGTTCCTTCCCAACAGTGCCACGCATGTTCGCCGGGATTCACATCTTGGATCCCCGGCTCCTCCGGCAGGTTCCCAAGGGGGAAGCTTCTTCGATTATCGATCCCTATGTTTCTGCCATCGAGCGCGGAGAAACAGTCCTCGGCTATGATCTGCATGGCTACTGGTCGGATGTCGGAACAGTCGGACGCTACGCGCAGGCCGAGAAGGATGCCCGAGCAGGACTGATCCGCTTGGAAGACCGCTCTCCTCTCGAACCTCGCCTTCCTCGCAGCTGAGCTGGGTCTCGGTCGGGCCATGTCGCTCGGCCGATATCCGATGGCTCGGTGGGTACTCTAATCTTTTTGCTGTTTGAGCAGTCGGGCGAGATAGGTTCGCTGGAGCTTCAGTGATTCGGCCGCCTTCGTCTGATTACCGTCCGCCCGTTCCATCGCACGCGTGATGATGTAGCGGCTGTGTTGTTCCATCGATTCGTGGTAGGGCAGGTCCAGATACGGCAATGCGGGATCATTGTTCCCCCGGAGATTGGCATCATCCGCCAGCAGAGCCAGCATATCCGGCTCAATCGTGTCCTTTGGACTCAAGACGACGGCGCGCGCGATGACATTGTCCAACTCGCGAATGTTTCCCGGCCACGGATAACGAGTCAACGTATCCAGCGTCGCCGCACTGAGCGTCATGCCCGGTCGTTTCGCATCTCTCGCATGGCGCTCCAGGAAGAACTGCGCGAGGGCTGTCACATCTCCCTGCCGCTCACGAAGCGGCGGCAACGTCAGGGTCACGACGTTGAGCCGGAAATACAGATCTTCGCGGAACTGGCCCGCCCTCACGGCCTGCCGGAGATCCTTGTTGGTTGCGGCGATAATGCGGATATTCACCGAGACCGTCTTGGATCCGCCCACTCGTTGGAACTCCCGGTCTTGAAGGACCCGAAGAAGCTTGGCTTGCAGGGGCAGCGACATGTCCCCGATCTCGTCGAGGAACACGGTTCCTCCGTCGGCCATTTCCAGCTTTCCCTTTTGCTGGCGGTCCGCCCCTGTGAACGCGCCGCGTTCGTGGCCGAACAGTTCGTTCTCGAGCAACGTCTCCGTCAATGCGACGCAGTTGATGACGATGAGCGGCATGGCGCTCCGAGGGCTCCATTGATGGATCGATCGCGCAAACAGTTCCTTTCCGGTCCCGCTTTGGCCGAGGAGCAAGACGCTCGCATCGGACTTCGCGGCTCGTTGCGCTGCGTCCACGACAGACCGTACGGAGGGGCTGTTCCCGACGATGGCGGCATAACGGCCGTCGACCTCGGAGCGAAGATACGCGACTTGCCGTTGCAGCGAGTCCCGCTCCAGGGCTTTGCGGATCACGATCAGGAGATGGTCCTTGTCGAGGGGTTTGGTCAGGAAGTCGTACGCCCCTTCTTTCATGGCTTCCACGGCCGCTTCGATGGACCCATGCGCCGTCATGACGATGACGGGAAGGTTCTCCGCCGGTTTCATCTGCGAAAGACGCCTGAGCACGTCGAGACCCGAGAGCCTGGGCAGCGACAGATCCAGCAGGACGAGCTGGGGAGACTCGTGAACGATCTGGTCCAGTGCTTGCTGCCCCTCCGATGCCATGACGGTTTCGTACCCGGACGCCTGTAACCGATCCTCGAGCATCATGACGATGTCGGGGTCATCGTCGACGATAAGAATCTTCGCGTTCATACTCCAGCTCGTGAGGCGTGAGGGGTTAACTGTGAGGCGAGGGTCTCAATGCATTGTTCAGGCGACATCCTATTCCATCTTCCATTATCTGATGCTCCACCCCTTACCCCTCACGCATTCTCCATGACATTGATGACGAGTCCCGTCAACGGCTTGGGGTAAAAGTATGTGGATTTGTGCGGCATCCGTTCGCCGGCCGCCGCGACGGCTTGCACTTCACTGACCTTGGTGGCGTTAAGAAGGAACGCGCCTGTCCCTGTTCCTCGAGCCACCCAATCGAGCGCTTCGTGATCATCTTTCGTGTACAGAATGGCTTCCTGCTCCTGTTGAGTCGGGCAGAGCTTGGTCACGATGAGCTGTTGGAGTAGAGAGACGTCGAGTTTGGTCCGAGGTGATGCCTGCGCAGAGGGCCGATGCGCCGGTTTCAGCGTCAGGGTGACGTATCGTTCATCGCCTTGCCGGGTCAGGCCGAACACCGGCGCGCTCTTTCCTTCTGTCCTCAATGCGGTCAGAAACTGGTGGCGCGCCTGACTCTGTGTGGATGGAGTATAGGGATACTCTCGGAACTCGAACATCTCGCCGAGCGACTGCTTGATCTGGTCCAGGGAAGGCAGTGGAGTGGTTGCAACCCGGTGCGTCGGCAACACCGTCAACCCCGGATCTTCAAGCTGGGAGAGCAGCATTAATACTGAGTCGTAAGGCTGGAGCCCGGCCGGAGCGCTGTCCTGTTGTCGACGGAGTTTTTGATAGTTCAACGCGGTCTCATAGCGGTGATGACCGTCTGCAATGAACAGCGGCTTACTCCGCATCGTATCGGTCATCTGTCCGAGGATGGCCTCATCGGTCACGGCCCACAGGCGTTCGCGGCAGCCGGCATCGTCTTGAAAATCGTAGAGGGCGGGTTTGCCTTTTACCTCGGCTTCCAAGAGTCCCATGATGACACCGAGCGGATCGGAGTAGAGAGACCAGATCGGACTGAAGTTCGTCCGGCAGGCTTCGATGAGGTTCAGGCGATCGGTTTTCGCCGCGGCGCGCGTGTTCTCATGCGGATAGATATGCCCGGAGTCCAGGGCCTCCAGCTTTGCCAAGGCCAGGAACCCTCGTAACACCTTCTTGGGCGCATCCGGCGCTGAGTAGGGAGGGCTATATTCAATAGTGTGGTAATAAACAGCCGGCCGCTCATCGCGTTTGAGGATGCCGTCCTTGATCCAGGCCTGAAGCGCAGCGGCTGCTCGGGTATACCGGTTATGCGCGGGGCTATCACCGGTCTGGTCCAGCCCCAATTCCATGCGGATGATATTGTGGGGATGCCGGTCGTGGAGCCGCTTCTGCCCTTCCGCATCGATGATATCGTACGGTGGAGCGATCACATCCTTGATGGCGCCCACAATCGTCTGGTCGAACAATGTACCCTGAAATGGAAAGATCTGTGACATGAACAGCCCCTTTGCAGTGTCGCAACAGCGACGATGGTTTGATGGTTACAAGAGCGAGCGGGGTTCTTTCGCCTACGCCGTGCCGCTCCCACGGCCCAGCGTACGTCCGGCTGGCGGAAAGGCAATTACCGATCGCGGGTAATCATGTAATCAGCGGCGACCGACAGCGCACGCCGCGCGGTACTATCGTCGAAGCGATCGAGTTCATGCTTGGCGGCGGCGATATACGCTCGGGCGCGATCCATCGCGTAGGTGATCGACCCGAAATCGGCCATCAGCAAAAGAATGCGCTCTAGATCGGACGTGCTGAGCGTCCGAGTTTCCATTCGATCTTTGATCATCTGTCTGTCCTGCTCCGAACAGTGCTGCAGCAGGTGCAGGAGCGGCAGCGTAGCTTTTCCCTGGCGAAGGTCCTGTCCGATCGTTTTCCCGAGTGACTCGCCGTTCGCGGTATAATCCAACGTATCGTCGGCGACCTGGAACGCAATGCCGAGGTATTGACCGAAGCGGAACAACGCATTCTGCTGTGTCTCCGAGGCTTCGGCCAGGATGGCGCCCATTCGGCAGGAGGCGGCGATCAATCCGGCAGTTTTGTGCTCGACGATCTTGATGTAGTCAATCTCCGGCATCGAGGGGTTTCCGTTGTAATACAGCTGAAGGACCTCACCTTCGGCCATTTTTTTACAGGCATCGGCGAGGACCTCATTGATTCCCTGACTCTGGAACTCAACGACTTTGCACATCGCCTTGGTATAGAGATAGTCGCCGACTAGAATGCTGATCTGGTTTCCCCATACCTTTCGAGCGGTTCGCCTGCCCCTTCGAATATCCGCGTCATCCACGACATCGTCGTGTAACAGGGTCGCGGTGTGAATGTATTCCACAATACTGCCCAGCTGATGGTGCTCGGACCCCGGATACCCGCAGAGGCGGGCCGACAGGAGTAAAAGCAGGGGTCTGATGCGCTTGCCGCCGCCGCTCAAAATATGGGCGGCAACGGTGTTGACCAGGGTGACGCTGGAGTCCAGGTTCTTTCGGACCCGATCTTCAACTCCATCCAGCTCGCCGCGATAGGCTTCCCACACATCGGCCATGCTGTGCAGGGTGGCAATTACAGGACCTTGTGTCATGCCGCGGATGGTATGGCAGCCGAGGAAATAAAGTCAAGCAAATGACGGCGATAAGAACACGCAATCTTGACAGAAGAATGACCCATCCAGTAAGGTCTGTCCCACCGTGACATTCGCCTGAGAATCAGCCTGAGGACTATGGGGTTCAATTCACCCGAAGTTTCTCTCGCGCGCCATTCTCCATTCAATAGGAAAACGCGTGATCTTTGAACGAGATAGACACATGAATCTTCCCGGTTTCCCCCGTCAGCAAGGGCTCTATGATCCCCGGCATGAGAAGGATTCCTGTGGGATCGGCTTCGTCGTCAACATCAAAGGGAAGAAGTCCCACGACATTGTGCAGCAAGGGCTTCAAGTATTGGAGAATCTGACTCACCGCGGAGCGCAGGGATGCGATCCGTGCACCGGGGATGGAGCCGGTATTCTGCTACAAGTCCCGCACACCTTCTTGAAGCGGGTAGCCGGCGATGCCGGCGTGTCATTGCCCGGGGAGGGTGAGTATGGGGTGGGGCAGTTGTTTCTGCCGCCGAATGCGGATTCCCGCCGGTTATGCGAGCGGCTGTTCACTGAAATCATCGCTGAAGAAGGCTTGCGCCTGCTTGGCTGGCGCGATGTGCCGGTCAAGAGCGATCAGATTGGCGAACAAGCGCGAACCACAGAGCCGTTCATGCGGCAAATTTTCATCGCGCGCGACGCGTTGAACGAGGCCCAGTTCGAACGAAAGCTCTATGTGGTCCGCAAGCGGATCGAACAAGCGGTGGAGGAGTCGGCGATTCAAGGACGAGAACACTTCTACGTGTCGAGCTTGTCGGCCAATACCATCGTCTACAAGGGGCTCCTGCTTCCCCATCAAATGGCGCCGTACTACCAGGATCTCACCGACGAACGGATGGTGAGCGCACTGGCACTGGTGCACTCGCGATTCAGCACGAATACCTTCCCCACGTGGCCGCGGGCGCATCCCTATCGGTATGTGTGCCACAACGGCGAGATCAATACGCTGAAGGGCAACGTCAATTGGATGAAGGCGCGTCAGGGCCGTCTCCACTCCGAACTGTTCGGCAAGGACATGGAGAAACTGTTCCCGATCGTCTCCGAGAATCAAAGCGACTCGGCCTGTCTGGACAACACGCTTGAATTTCTGCTGCTCGGCGGACGCTCCCTGCCGCACGCCATGATGATGTTGATTCCCGAACCGTGGGTGGCGAATTCACAAATGGATTTGGATCGCCGGGGCTTCTATCA is a genomic window containing:
- a CDS encoding DUF1015 domain-containing protein, producing the protein MSQIFPFQGTLFDQTIVGAIKDVIAPPYDIIDAEGQKRLHDRHPHNIIRMELGLDQTGDSPAHNRYTRAAAALQAWIKDGILKRDERPAVYYHTIEYSPPYSAPDAPKKVLRGFLALAKLEALDSGHIYPHENTRAAAKTDRLNLIEACRTNFSPIWSLYSDPLGVIMGLLEAEVKGKPALYDFQDDAGCRERLWAVTDEAILGQMTDTMRSKPLFIADGHHRYETALNYQKLRRQQDSAPAGLQPYDSVLMLLSQLEDPGLTVLPTHRVATTPLPSLDQIKQSLGEMFEFREYPYTPSTQSQARHQFLTALRTEGKSAPVFGLTRQGDERYVTLTLKPAHRPSAQASPRTKLDVSLLQQLIVTKLCPTQQEQEAILYTKDDHEALDWVARGTGTGAFLLNATKVSEVQAVAAAGERMPHKSTYFYPKPLTGLVINVMENA
- a CDS encoding NDP-sugar synthase; the protein is MKAMILAAGLGTRLRPLTNTIPKPLLPVGGTPLIVWNVLLLKRHGFDQIVVNLHYLGPMIEQALGNGSKYGVRIVYSHEPVILGTGGGIKQAEPHFSGEPVLVLNGDTLVELDLGALRDFHLRRQAAATLVLREDADAVHWGLVEVGDKDQILRITGKGRVGSFPTVPRMFAGIHILDPRLLRQVPKGEASSIIDPYVSAIERGETVLGYDLHGYWSDVGTVGRYAQAEKDARAGLIRLEDRSPLEPRLPRS
- a CDS encoding glycoside hydrolase — encoded protein: MKHVHVCLFWHMHQPYYTDPLAGSASMPWVRLHATKAYYDMAYLLEQFPDVRSTFNFTPSLLLQLQEISTGTVLDLFLEHAQRPAAGLTLEEKAFLIRHFFSANWATMVRPYPRYHELLVKRGLEVHGDDLRRVARQFSTQELLDLQVWHNLAWFGYGSVRQYPRLAALRQKNRGFTEDEKQEMLALQRAAVQEIVPRYRALMERGQIELTTTPFFHPILPLVIDTDINRRARPDLPLPARFRAPEDASVQLREAVGFHQQTFGRSPTGLWPSEGSVCPEMLPLVHQAGLRWLATDEGILARTLAMSGRPWHRQSALYQPYHIGEAEQSLTILFRDREISDAFGFVYHKTTPESAAEDVTRRLRGIIHDAPQDRIVIAIILDGENPWEHYHDGGERFLSLLYESLTSQHLEKPGEIALQASTISDAIAAVPPSQHLSGLHSGSWINSDYKIWIGHHEDNRGWDLLGHTRTRLMELAPNLSPDRAQAAWRELYAAEGSDWFWWYGDDFDTDFKPEFDRLFRTHLRNVWTHMGLPPPAQLNQPICNLSAVSESDVVQHPVALLNPTIDGMVTDFFEWRGAGRINTQPPLGAMWKADGLFTAIHFGWNLDQFVVRFDPDETSTKKQGLAVDITLQGPQSTFRVTFSLASPGEFLLSHQTRPETWEEIGSYRSIASRSILELAVPWKELHLEQGHTVQMSIVVREHGLEVARYPGLRPAALTVPGPEFEAELWRV
- the vanZ gene encoding VanZ family protein, coding for MIFLRYWGPVCAYAAFIFYMSSQSHPEEHLPSFIKLFSDKVIHVAAYAVLGALCYRALRSNRRDWWRHQAIPAAILLASLYGITDEIHQSFVPFRDSSWLDWLADTIGGTIGAIAMHWVFNLKPVNSLPEAQS
- a CDS encoding phosphotransferase is translated as MPTADTTPSKAPLSPPDHRHIAKAVEAHLPPGLALKTVTPLAGDASNRRYYRATLTGGPPHSVIVMQLAEPEGFKQSEEAVSGSMHPISELPFVNIMSHLAKINVPVPALHYYDQSGGLLYLEDFGDVTLAEAVSRADAPGLESRYKQAINVLVQMQIKATTPADPKCLAFHRGFDVPLLMWEFEHFLEYGVASRNGTPLPDADASAIRRGFENIAEQLAAQPRVFTHRDYHSRNLMVDGLRLGVIDFQDALMGPATYDLASLLRDAYIQLDETLVDDLVNYYLDQLAERRFVWTNRAAFRRLFDLTSIQRNLKAAGRFVYIDRVKGNPKFLADIPRVLSYVKRNLHKYPELETLRRHLTPYVPELQ
- a CDS encoding polyprenyl synthetase family protein, producing MTQGPVIATLHSMADVWEAYRGELDGVEDRVRKNLDSSVTLVNTVAAHILSGGGKRIRPLLLLLSARLCGYPGSEHHQLGSIVEYIHTATLLHDDVVDDADIRRGRRTARKVWGNQISILVGDYLYTKAMCKVVEFQSQGINEVLADACKKMAEGEVLQLYYNGNPSMPEIDYIKIVEHKTAGLIAASCRMGAILAEASETQQNALFRFGQYLGIAFQVADDTLDYTANGESLGKTIGQDLRQGKATLPLLHLLQHCSEQDRQMIKDRMETRTLSTSDLERILLLMADFGSITYAMDRARAYIAAAKHELDRFDDSTARRALSVAADYMITRDR
- a CDS encoding HD domain-containing protein, yielding MEQAVRRGGGRTWLVGGCVRDLVLGRRPRDLDIEITGLPPGQVHAVLAEHFCVQFVGKAFEVFKLQGLPIDISIPSRPLVDGTTGPGLARQADPGMPIDEALARRDFTINAMAWDPDTTELRDPFNGRSDLGAHILRHVGPRFVEDPLRVLRGMQLSARFELTVAPETVALCQTLSQDGQPSERLWEEWKKLLLQGVKPSRGLHILRQCGWLRFYPELAALQDCPQDPAWHPEGDVWIHTLHCLDWFAAERTGDEEDDLIVGLGILCHDFGKPHTTIEEYGRVTSRGHESEGEVPTRRFLERLTNRQDVIDEVLPLVSYHLRPSALFDAKASDSAVRRLARQVKRIDRLVRVARADHAGRPPKPFDGFPAGEWLMTRAKQLEVDCRTPTPLVMGRHLLELGVQPGPDMGRLLDDCYEAQLDGTFATLEEGLNYAKIKLSPSR
- a CDS encoding sigma-54-dependent Fis family transcriptional regulator, with the protein product MNAKILIVDDDPDIVMMLEDRLQASGYETVMASEGQQALDQIVHESPQLVLLDLSLPRLSGLDVLRRLSQMKPAENLPVIVMTAHGSIEAAVEAMKEGAYDFLTKPLDKDHLLIVIRKALERDSLQRQVAYLRSEVDGRYAAIVGNSPSVRSVVDAAQRAAKSDASVLLLGQSGTGKELFARSIHQWSPRSAMPLIVINCVALTETLLENELFGHERGAFTGADRQQKGKLEMADGGTVFLDEIGDMSLPLQAKLLRVLQDREFQRVGGSKTVSVNIRIIAATNKDLRQAVRAGQFREDLYFRLNVVTLTLPPLRERQGDVTALAQFFLERHARDAKRPGMTLSAATLDTLTRYPWPGNIRELDNVIARAVVLSPKDTIEPDMLALLADDANLRGNNDPALPYLDLPYHESMEQHSRYIITRAMERADGNQTKAAESLKLQRTYLARLLKQQKD
- the galT gene encoding galactose-1-phosphate uridylyltransferase, producing the protein MPDLRRDPIVGRWVIISTERNGRPHDFIKLQPARPISMALCPFCPGQERLTPKEIMAYRPQPAAPNSPNWTVRVVPNKFPALQVEGDMGREGVGLYDRMNGVGAHEVIIETPNHVEGLADLPAKKIEDMLWAYRDRILDLRKDLRFRYILIFKNHGASAGATLEHSHSQLIALPIVPTNVQEELDGCRTHYQQKERCIYCDILRQDLSDGDRIVAENPEFICMTPFAPRFPFEMWILPKRHAAYFEESQKSQFEFLAPILSESLRRMDKVLARPSYNFILHSSPLHEKTGEYYHWHLEIIPKLTQVAGFEWGTGFYINPVSPEEAAKFLREAGI